The following are encoded together in the Nocardioides okcheonensis genome:
- a CDS encoding DUF262 domain-containing protein, which translates to MTTTDVDALFKPTSASVRQLLSDLVGGFSIPSYQRPYRWLPADMRRLCEDLIAGLDRLVKDPSAVAFVGAIITVSGAGDDHPTTPSDARQIIDGQQRLTTVVMLAVALHEYLGRIHVKLGRDTTLPATETEWFNEHISEVRGQLYLCLSDQKSYGDEDFKKLPKLTRGITDRWSNRASTARYLSPIANLIHGYLKHPGPGTYIPERPTVEVKPESTGSSPADFEYLHLRYQQLKRMVRDIAKGSDGDLADSIDLQIILGSGSSVLEALFRTSAETAPALRALSQTKDDVGQALRLLVFARFLLERVAVTQINAKDESYAFDLFDSLNTTGEPLTAFETFVPLVVQAEGVESYAASESFEHIALTSRLLSADEGNVQRQTERLMTSFILADAGVKVASKHNEQRRELTRLYRTAENDQQRRAMTRQLADCALCYFHLWQRLELARGATGVEGSLDEESLFALRFLARINHTIALAPLSRYYSQWVADPTPESVSELETAIKASTAFSVLWRTAHGGTDGIDGVYRRLMSHGCDGICAPLARTDGQNHDVRPLPPAQDLVKAYRHVAAHANTFPVTNLDAWLTHSSARPIYDDQAELSRFLLLVAGHHAVADGTTGLTKDGQVADHTAMLRADRYTSDDRLATVEHVAPQTPEDGHWQAEIYRAPSAVSTLGNLTLLPVDDNSFISNRPWSEKRSIYGALSADAPDETKAVLEAAVAGGLSLSADKQEYLVERRQHLPMLRAISQYSGDWDRDFIESRTKHLLTRAWSKLDEWLTPDE; encoded by the coding sequence ATGACCACCACAGACGTCGACGCATTGTTCAAGCCAACCTCCGCATCCGTACGTCAGCTCCTCTCTGACCTTGTAGGCGGATTTAGCATTCCGTCTTACCAGCGGCCATACCGATGGCTTCCAGCAGACATGCGACGCCTCTGCGAGGACCTAATCGCTGGGCTAGACCGACTTGTAAAAGACCCATCAGCAGTAGCGTTCGTCGGCGCGATCATCACGGTCAGTGGGGCTGGGGACGATCACCCCACCACTCCGTCGGACGCTCGACAAATCATCGACGGTCAACAGCGTCTAACCACCGTGGTAATGCTCGCAGTAGCACTCCATGAGTATCTTGGAAGAATTCACGTCAAGCTCGGGCGGGATACAACTCTCCCGGCGACCGAAACCGAATGGTTCAACGAGCACATTTCCGAGGTTCGGGGCCAGCTCTATCTTTGCCTCAGCGACCAAAAGAGCTACGGCGACGAAGACTTTAAGAAGCTTCCGAAGTTGACTCGAGGAATTACAGATCGATGGAGCAACAGGGCCTCAACGGCGAGGTACTTGTCCCCTATTGCGAACCTAATTCACGGCTATCTCAAGCATCCTGGGCCCGGAACCTACATTCCAGAACGCCCAACCGTCGAGGTCAAGCCTGAATCCACGGGTAGCTCGCCCGCAGACTTCGAATACCTGCACTTGCGCTACCAGCAGCTGAAGCGAATGGTTAGAGATATCGCCAAGGGATCCGACGGAGACTTGGCGGACAGTATCGATCTACAGATCATCCTCGGAAGCGGATCGTCTGTCTTGGAGGCACTTTTCAGGACCTCAGCCGAGACCGCACCCGCACTGCGTGCTCTGTCACAGACAAAGGACGATGTGGGTCAGGCGCTCCGACTTTTGGTGTTCGCTCGATTCCTCCTTGAACGGGTTGCAGTAACGCAGATCAACGCCAAGGATGAATCGTACGCTTTCGATCTGTTCGACTCCCTTAATACGACCGGCGAGCCACTCACCGCATTCGAGACGTTCGTTCCGCTCGTGGTTCAGGCCGAAGGTGTCGAGTCGTACGCCGCCTCTGAGAGCTTTGAGCACATTGCGTTGACGAGCCGACTCTTGAGCGCCGACGAAGGGAATGTTCAACGTCAAACCGAACGACTGATGACAAGTTTTATTCTGGCCGATGCCGGCGTGAAGGTCGCCAGTAAGCACAACGAGCAGCGCCGCGAACTCACCCGCCTCTACCGAACAGCTGAGAATGACCAGCAGCGCCGAGCCATGACTCGCCAGCTGGCTGACTGCGCTCTTTGCTACTTCCACCTGTGGCAAAGACTTGAACTAGCACGCGGAGCGACTGGAGTCGAAGGATCGCTCGACGAAGAATCTCTTTTTGCACTACGTTTTCTGGCAAGAATCAATCACACGATCGCTCTCGCTCCACTCTCTCGCTATTACTCGCAGTGGGTTGCGGATCCAACGCCGGAGTCGGTCTCCGAGCTTGAGACGGCAATCAAGGCGTCAACCGCCTTCTCGGTGCTTTGGCGAACCGCTCACGGTGGAACCGACGGCATAGACGGGGTGTACCGGCGTCTGATGTCCCATGGGTGCGACGGCATTTGCGCCCCCCTTGCAAGAACCGATGGCCAGAATCATGACGTGCGCCCACTTCCCCCAGCACAAGATCTGGTGAAGGCCTACCGTCATGTCGCTGCGCACGCAAATACGTTCCCGGTCACTAACCTGGATGCTTGGCTTACGCACTCGTCGGCGCGTCCCATCTACGACGACCAGGCAGAACTTTCTCGGTTCCTGCTACTTGTTGCGGGCCACCACGCAGTCGCTGATGGAACGACCGGACTCACAAAGGATGGCCAGGTCGCTGACCACACTGCCATGCTTCGCGCCGATCGCTATACGTCTGACGATCGCTTGGCAACGGTAGAACATGTCGCCCCGCAAACGCCGGAAGATGGTCACTGGCAGGCCGAGATTTATAGGGCCCCGAGCGCGGTGTCAACGCTCGGGAACCTGACCCTGCTCCCGGTCGACGACAATAGTTTCATCAGCAACCGTCCGTGGTCCGAGAAGCGGTCGATCTATGGCGCCCTGTCGGCGGACGCACCCGACGAGACAAAGGCAGTCCTGGAGGCTGCCGTAGCCGGCGGTCTGTCATTGTCGGCAGACAAGCAGGAGTACCTTGTCGAGCGACGCCAGCACCTGCCCATGCTGCGGGCCATCAGCCAGTACAGCGGCGACTGGGATCGTGACTTCATCGAGTCTCGGACGAAGCATTTGTTGACTCGGGCGTGGTCAAAGCTCGATGAATGGCTCACGCCTGACGAGTAA
- a CDS encoding nuclease-related domain-containing DEAD/DEAH box helicase, with protein MPRLIPEQPTFTTESEQAVWERLRDGLGDDDVLITNLRLTDETKDHEVDIVVLMPDIGIVALEVKGGSVWWDEGWRIKRRGREAVIHPVDQARDGKYALRAYVERDERWGSRTRVAWAHAVVTPYSEFDPDFALTDLPRWSLHDTKDQAHLVGRLRQNAQKMTHGQRVATADDVDAIADILTGRLPTSYDIRAEADERASVADRLTLEQATILQVTRLLHRVEVRGGAGSGKTVLALQQAKELTRGGQDRRSQRVALLCYSIGLAEHLKREVATWRHGHRPAFVGTFHDFGRQWGASDGDRQDSEFWEERLPAEMAALATDLPDGKKFDAVIVDEAQDFADSWWTPVLRALRDEEEGGLYVYSDENQRIFARFGRPPVALVPLVLDHNLRNTKQIHESFGPLAPSRMYSRGGEGPSVRFVDVAEEDPLDVADDQVDQLLDAGWDPRHVALLTTGHRHPIQVERTDFHDQDGYWRTYWDDDVFYGHVLGCKGLERRAVVLCLNEDGSRDRARERLYVGMSRATDELVVVGDPATVRRVAGDDVARRLGIGAS; from the coding sequence ATGCCTCGCCTGATCCCGGAGCAGCCGACCTTCACCACAGAGTCCGAGCAGGCGGTCTGGGAGCGGCTGCGCGACGGCCTCGGTGACGACGACGTGCTCATCACCAACCTGCGCCTCACCGACGAGACCAAGGACCACGAGGTCGACATCGTCGTCCTCATGCCCGACATCGGCATCGTCGCGCTCGAGGTCAAGGGCGGCAGCGTCTGGTGGGACGAGGGCTGGCGCATCAAGCGCCGCGGCCGCGAGGCGGTCATCCACCCGGTCGACCAGGCACGCGACGGCAAGTACGCCCTGCGCGCCTACGTCGAGCGCGACGAGCGGTGGGGGAGCCGCACCCGCGTCGCGTGGGCGCACGCGGTCGTCACGCCGTACTCGGAGTTCGACCCCGACTTCGCTCTGACCGACCTGCCGCGCTGGTCGCTGCACGACACCAAGGACCAGGCGCACCTCGTCGGACGGCTGCGGCAGAACGCGCAGAAGATGACCCACGGACAGCGGGTTGCGACCGCCGACGACGTCGACGCGATCGCCGACATCCTCACAGGCCGGCTGCCCACGTCGTACGACATCCGCGCCGAGGCCGACGAGCGCGCCAGCGTCGCCGACCGGCTCACGCTCGAGCAGGCCACGATCCTGCAGGTCACCCGGCTCCTCCACCGCGTCGAGGTGCGCGGCGGCGCGGGCAGCGGCAAGACGGTGCTCGCGCTGCAGCAGGCCAAGGAGCTCACCCGCGGAGGGCAGGACCGCAGGTCGCAGCGGGTCGCGCTGCTCTGCTACTCGATCGGGCTGGCCGAGCACCTCAAGCGCGAGGTCGCGACCTGGCGCCACGGGCACCGGCCGGCGTTCGTCGGCACCTTCCACGACTTCGGGCGCCAGTGGGGCGCCTCCGACGGCGACCGGCAGGACAGCGAGTTCTGGGAGGAGCGGCTGCCTGCCGAGATGGCCGCGCTCGCCACCGACCTGCCGGACGGCAAGAAGTTCGACGCGGTGATCGTCGACGAGGCGCAGGACTTCGCCGACTCCTGGTGGACGCCGGTGCTGCGGGCGCTGCGCGACGAGGAGGAGGGCGGGCTCTACGTCTACTCCGACGAGAACCAGCGCATCTTCGCCCGCTTCGGCCGGCCGCCGGTCGCGCTGGTCCCGCTGGTGCTCGACCACAACCTGCGCAACACCAAGCAGATCCACGAGTCCTTCGGTCCGCTCGCGCCGAGCCGGATGTACAGCCGCGGCGGCGAGGGGCCCTCGGTCCGCTTCGTTGACGTCGCCGAGGAGGACCCGCTCGACGTCGCGGACGACCAGGTCGACCAGCTGCTCGACGCCGGGTGGGACCCGCGGCACGTCGCGCTGCTCACCACCGGCCACCGGCACCCGATCCAGGTCGAGCGCACCGACTTCCACGACCAGGACGGCTACTGGCGCACCTACTGGGACGACGACGTCTTCTACGGCCACGTCCTCGGGTGCAAGGGCCTCGAGCGGCGTGCGGTCGTGCTGTGCCTCAACGAGGACGGCTCGCGCGACCGGGCCCGCGAGCGGCTCTACGTCGGGATGTCGCGGGCCACCGACGAGCTGGTGGTGGTCGGCGACCCGGCGACCGTACGCCGGGTGGCGGGCGACGACGTGGCACGCCGGCTCGGCATCGGAGCTAGCTGA
- a CDS encoding phosphoadenosine phosphosulfate reductase family protein, with protein MSADRVRHVCGISGGKDSSALAIYLRDRVPDMEYFFCDTGAELPETYEYLNKLEVVLGKPIARLNADKGFDHWFEVYRGTLPSPQMRWCTKLVKIKPLEAWLGDDEAISYVAIRADEKNRKGYVSTKPNISAVFPFVEDDVDHEGVLRILDEAGVGLPAYYEWRTRSGCYFCFYQRKAEWVGLADRHPDLFERAVAIEQKVLKDAGASGDASYQGQAMQGRDYTWSNGETLSELLDRRDEILKKHAEAMARAAKTRRNLPLIDVLSGALDEDDDSDACVVCAI; from the coding sequence ATGAGCGCGGATCGAGTCAGGCACGTATGCGGAATATCGGGAGGCAAGGACTCAAGTGCTCTCGCGATCTATCTTCGCGACCGCGTGCCAGATATGGAGTACTTCTTCTGCGATACGGGAGCTGAGCTGCCAGAGACCTACGAGTATCTGAACAAACTCGAAGTCGTGCTGGGAAAGCCGATTGCTCGGCTCAATGCTGATAAGGGGTTCGATCACTGGTTTGAGGTGTACCGCGGAACGCTGCCGTCTCCGCAAATGCGATGGTGCACAAAGCTTGTCAAGATCAAGCCCCTTGAGGCATGGCTTGGCGACGACGAGGCCATCAGCTATGTGGCAATTCGCGCTGACGAGAAGAATCGCAAGGGATACGTTTCCACCAAGCCCAACATCAGTGCGGTGTTCCCGTTCGTCGAGGACGATGTTGACCACGAAGGCGTCCTGCGCATCCTGGACGAAGCAGGGGTTGGATTACCGGCGTACTACGAGTGGCGTACCCGAAGCGGATGCTACTTCTGCTTCTATCAGCGCAAAGCGGAGTGGGTTGGGCTCGCGGACCGCCACCCGGATCTTTTCGAGCGAGCGGTAGCCATTGAGCAGAAGGTGTTGAAGGATGCTGGTGCCTCGGGAGACGCCAGCTACCAGGGTCAGGCGATGCAGGGGCGCGATTACACGTGGTCGAACGGAGAGACCCTGAGCGAACTTCTTGATCGCCGGGACGAAATCCTGAAGAAGCACGCGGAGGCGATGGCGCGGGCGGCAAAGACTCGACGCAATCTCCCCCTTATCGATGTTCTTTCAGGTGCTCTCGACGAGGATGACGACAGCGACGCGTGCGTCGTTTGCGCGATTTGA
- a CDS encoding YbjN domain-containing protein, with the protein MTDELERRWDDAVETAWREFRQRLADHVAGMGPDDSLVVEMPQEHDGGASPYCQVAGGDDVARVEAVSNVYLADECLLDDDQEAALGDMGFQQPNAWSWEDGDTNFWLDVDRREADRVAVMVVRALREVYGVLHPIYLDAEGLEPAREGGKPLPPKPVRAEPDMHEVVRPTSVEEVRAFIDVAVAGLYDEAPEWDDEGDLLLPTEEQQVWILVHKTIPRVLISCLLVEDVADQEAALAEVNQLNRTEFGLTFFLVDGRISVTREVGLDVATPATFLMEVQRLLTQVDGWATDLEKKLSAVTKEPKRRDGRFEAAYAVMAELERDQRGSVGPATMARVYGNDTGLLLKAIRITEQRRREMRGKVREARNLKQHSREKVVQARHDYLRDLAARMRAALRLIVDAPVRKVQLDQLALFDEDEAGTGR; encoded by the coding sequence ATGACTGATGAGCTCGAGCGTCGGTGGGACGACGCGGTAGAGACGGCGTGGCGGGAGTTTCGCCAGCGGTTGGCGGACCACGTGGCGGGGATGGGGCCGGACGACTCGCTCGTCGTCGAGATGCCGCAGGAGCACGACGGCGGGGCGTCGCCGTACTGCCAGGTCGCCGGTGGCGACGACGTCGCGCGCGTGGAGGCGGTGAGCAACGTCTACCTCGCCGACGAGTGCCTGCTCGACGACGACCAGGAGGCGGCGCTGGGGGACATGGGGTTCCAGCAGCCCAACGCCTGGAGCTGGGAGGACGGCGACACCAACTTCTGGCTCGACGTCGACCGGCGCGAGGCAGATCGGGTCGCCGTGATGGTGGTCCGCGCGCTGCGCGAGGTCTACGGCGTGCTGCACCCGATCTACCTCGACGCCGAGGGTCTCGAGCCGGCGCGCGAGGGCGGCAAGCCGCTGCCTCCGAAGCCGGTCCGCGCCGAGCCCGACATGCACGAGGTCGTCCGTCCGACGTCGGTCGAGGAGGTGCGTGCGTTCATCGACGTGGCCGTGGCCGGGCTCTACGACGAGGCGCCCGAGTGGGACGACGAAGGCGACCTGCTGCTGCCGACGGAGGAGCAGCAGGTGTGGATCCTGGTCCACAAGACCATCCCGCGCGTGCTCATCTCCTGCCTCCTCGTGGAGGACGTGGCGGACCAGGAGGCGGCTCTTGCGGAGGTCAACCAGCTCAACCGCACCGAGTTCGGGCTGACCTTCTTCCTCGTCGACGGCCGGATCAGCGTGACGCGCGAGGTCGGGCTGGACGTCGCGACCCCCGCCACGTTCCTGATGGAGGTGCAGCGGCTGCTGACCCAGGTCGACGGCTGGGCCACTGACCTGGAGAAGAAGCTCTCCGCGGTCACCAAGGAGCCGAAGCGGCGCGACGGTCGCTTCGAGGCGGCGTACGCCGTGATGGCCGAGCTCGAGCGCGACCAGCGCGGGTCGGTCGGTCCGGCGACGATGGCGCGGGTCTACGGCAACGACACCGGGCTGCTGCTCAAGGCGATCCGGATCACGGAGCAGCGTCGTCGCGAGATGCGCGGCAAGGTGCGTGAGGCGCGCAACCTCAAGCAGCACAGCAGGGAGAAGGTCGTCCAGGCGCGGCACGACTACCTGCGCGACCTCGCGGCCCGGATGCGCGCCGCGCTGCGGCTGATCGTGGACGCGCCGGTGCGGAAGGTGCAGCTCGACCAGCTCGCCCTCTTCGACGAGGACGAAGCGGGGACCGGCCGGTGA
- a CDS encoding DUF4007 family protein, with product MRLDESCERVFARHETFHPRYGWVKKGFDASSDPNIFTKEAAVVRLGVGKNMVRSIRHWSIAFKVLQAAKVDGQRTPVLRPTNLGVAIFDDDSGADPFMELPGTNWLLHWWLLAPPSQAPVWWVTFNEFTGIEFTEEELLAFVSDRLEGFGKPNPSSLKKDVNVLLRMYSSGHATRATFEDKIDSPFRELSLIQPSTGTAGGYRFLVGPKVTLPPLVFAATVIDFTLRAGSEDRVVSMSRALAEPGSPGRAFRLTDSAAQDLLEQAAAQSNAVQVRMSNGMPQLAMSAHPREVVAHLLRDHYAEFGAPFSLDTLDMNGVA from the coding sequence GTGAGGCTTGACGAGTCGTGCGAGCGGGTTTTCGCCCGCCACGAAACGTTCCACCCGCGGTACGGATGGGTGAAGAAGGGCTTCGACGCCTCAAGCGACCCCAACATCTTCACGAAGGAAGCGGCGGTAGTTCGCCTCGGTGTTGGCAAGAACATGGTCAGGTCCATTCGACACTGGAGTATCGCTTTCAAGGTCTTGCAGGCTGCGAAGGTAGACGGTCAGCGCACGCCTGTCCTACGACCGACCAACCTTGGCGTGGCGATCTTTGATGATGACAGTGGGGCCGACCCCTTCATGGAGCTGCCCGGAACGAACTGGCTGCTGCACTGGTGGCTACTCGCGCCTCCTAGTCAAGCTCCCGTGTGGTGGGTGACGTTCAACGAGTTCACGGGAATTGAGTTCACGGAAGAAGAGCTGCTTGCCTTCGTATCGGACCGCCTCGAGGGGTTCGGAAAGCCCAACCCGTCGTCTCTTAAGAAGGACGTGAACGTTCTTCTCCGCATGTACTCATCGGGACACGCGACGCGCGCGACCTTTGAAGACAAGATCGACAGCCCGTTCAGAGAGCTTTCGCTGATCCAACCCAGCACGGGCACGGCTGGCGGTTATCGCTTCCTTGTCGGACCGAAGGTCACGCTGCCACCACTCGTGTTCGCTGCGACGGTCATCGACTTCACGCTCCGCGCAGGCAGCGAAGATCGGGTCGTTAGCATGAGTCGGGCCCTAGCGGAGCCTGGCTCCCCCGGACGTGCGTTCCGTCTGACCGACAGTGCAGCGCAAGACCTGCTCGAGCAAGCCGCAGCGCAGTCCAATGCAGTGCAGGTCCGCATGTCCAACGGCATGCCGCAGCTGGCGATGTCGGCGCATCCCCGGGAAGTAGTGGCGCACCTACTGAGAGATCACTACGCGGAGTTTGGTGCGCCGTTCTCGCTCGACACTCTCGACATGAATGGTGTGGCATGA
- a CDS encoding DUF3427 domain-containing protein — MHDQSPLPIGLYETLLTERVQSLIGLGETLGHEQGRVDDADQAHVLTRHIAAAVHRRLSGLKDPSARLDAANALLRAIDEAAPPVANPVGQLLAVRTPPGPGQVSRLALRPKTPLNDAALLTNAHGEPSLASELRAEIDSADSIDLLCAFVMWHGLRLIEDELKAAHEAGIPIRVVTTTYIGGTERRALDRLVTEFGAQVKVQYDAKRTRLHAKAWLFGRHTGFDTAYVGSSNLTTSAMLEGVEWNVRLSAAATPSLLDKFRATFDAYWNSPEFEPYDPERDRDRLDDALLEAKGGKYSDRVTITLAGLEVRPYPYQQEMLDAINVERVLHDRHRNLVVAATGTGKTVIAALDYRGLAQAAGTRPRLLFVAHRKEILVQSMRTYREVLGDGDFGELYVGGQRPERWQHVFASIQSLTAYGVANIPADAFDIVVIDEFHHAEAKTYRRILDHLAPRELLGLTATPERADGVDVRDFFGGRTAAELRLWDALGADLLCPFHYFAISDGTDLRSITWSRGKYDESQLDGVFTGNDARARIILKAVDDKIADAGRMRALGFCVSVAHAEYMTRVFNDAGIPARAVTGTTPHEERATALRAVRDAEVNVLFTVDVFNEGLDIPDVDTVLFLRPTESSTIFMQQLGRGLRRTSSKAVLTVLDFVGYHRKEFSFARKFSALTGLQGKQLEKAVKEDFPFLPSGCQVRLDQQSQQVVLENLRSQINTRWAQIVAHLKATKDDSLEQFLDGSGLELSDVLRRGSHSWTKLRRDADMRTLPGSDLEGQLLKRVRAFAHVDDPDRAAAYKSLLDDSAPAYTQLSQAEQRLARMLFYSLWSDGGGHATIADGLAALRRQPATRAEISSVVDLSYEAARHVPSDLPGRLANVPLKVHARYQREEILAALDFPRNPNSFREGVLYLEHLNVDAFFITLKKSEADYSPTTMYADYPISRDLFHWESQSTTSVMSKTGQRYLNGTSTVFLFVRHEQKDDFGTSPYLFLGPATYVSHTGDRPIAFTWRLATPMPMDFFNHASAIAQ; from the coding sequence GTGCATGATCAATCCCCGCTGCCAATCGGCCTCTACGAGACGCTTCTGACCGAGCGCGTGCAGTCCCTCATCGGGCTCGGCGAAACTCTTGGGCACGAGCAGGGTCGGGTGGACGACGCGGATCAGGCTCACGTTCTCACTCGCCACATCGCGGCAGCAGTCCACCGCAGGTTGTCGGGATTGAAGGATCCCTCGGCCCGATTGGACGCCGCGAACGCACTGCTCCGCGCCATCGACGAGGCTGCACCGCCCGTCGCGAATCCGGTTGGCCAACTACTCGCCGTTCGCACGCCACCGGGCCCGGGTCAGGTGTCGCGCTTAGCGCTTCGTCCGAAGACGCCGTTGAACGACGCCGCGCTGCTCACCAACGCTCACGGCGAGCCGAGCCTCGCATCCGAGTTGCGCGCCGAGATCGACTCAGCGGACAGCATCGATCTCCTCTGCGCCTTCGTGATGTGGCACGGCCTCCGACTCATCGAGGACGAACTGAAGGCCGCTCACGAAGCCGGGATTCCGATCCGCGTGGTCACCACGACCTACATCGGCGGGACCGAACGACGGGCACTCGATCGCCTCGTGACCGAGTTTGGGGCCCAGGTGAAGGTTCAGTACGACGCCAAGCGCACCAGGCTTCACGCCAAAGCCTGGCTGTTTGGACGCCACACCGGGTTCGACACGGCCTACGTCGGGTCCTCAAATCTCACCACCTCCGCGATGCTCGAAGGCGTCGAATGGAATGTTCGGTTGAGCGCTGCTGCCACCCCGAGCTTGCTTGACAAGTTCCGTGCCACTTTTGACGCGTACTGGAACAGTCCCGAGTTCGAGCCGTACGACCCTGAGCGCGACCGTGACCGTCTTGATGACGCGCTTCTTGAAGCGAAGGGCGGCAAGTACTCAGACCGAGTCACCATCACCCTTGCTGGCTTGGAGGTACGGCCGTACCCCTACCAGCAGGAAATGCTCGACGCGATCAACGTCGAGCGCGTGCTCCATGACCGGCATCGAAACCTGGTCGTCGCGGCAACGGGGACCGGCAAGACTGTCATCGCTGCTCTTGACTATCGGGGTCTGGCACAGGCTGCGGGGACGCGACCGCGTCTGCTCTTCGTCGCACACCGCAAGGAAATCCTCGTGCAGTCGATGCGGACCTACCGCGAGGTCCTGGGCGACGGCGACTTCGGCGAGCTATACGTGGGCGGACAGCGGCCCGAGCGGTGGCAGCACGTCTTCGCGAGCATCCAATCTCTGACGGCGTACGGCGTAGCCAACATTCCTGCCGATGCATTCGACATCGTTGTCATCGACGAGTTTCACCACGCCGAAGCGAAGACCTACCGACGGATCCTCGACCATCTCGCTCCGCGGGAGCTGCTCGGCCTTACAGCGACACCGGAACGAGCGGATGGGGTGGACGTACGCGACTTCTTCGGCGGTCGCACTGCCGCCGAGTTGCGCCTGTGGGACGCTCTTGGAGCCGACCTGCTCTGCCCCTTTCACTATTTTGCGATCTCCGACGGCACGGACCTCCGGTCGATCACGTGGTCGCGCGGCAAGTACGACGAGTCGCAGCTCGACGGTGTGTTTACCGGCAACGACGCTCGTGCGCGCATCATCCTGAAGGCCGTCGATGACAAGATCGCCGACGCAGGTCGCATGCGGGCGCTCGGCTTCTGCGTCAGCGTCGCGCACGCCGAGTACATGACGCGAGTGTTCAACGACGCCGGCATCCCTGCACGAGCGGTGACAGGAACGACGCCCCATGAAGAGCGAGCCACTGCGCTGCGCGCAGTTCGGGATGCTGAGGTGAATGTCCTGTTCACCGTCGACGTCTTCAACGAGGGGCTCGACATCCCAGACGTCGACACCGTTCTTTTCCTGCGTCCGACCGAGAGCTCGACCATCTTCATGCAGCAATTGGGTCGCGGGCTGCGCCGAACATCGAGCAAGGCGGTGCTGACGGTTCTCGACTTCGTCGGCTATCACCGCAAGGAGTTCAGCTTCGCTCGCAAGTTCAGCGCTCTCACGGGGCTTCAGGGCAAGCAGCTCGAGAAGGCGGTGAAGGAGGACTTCCCATTCCTTCCGTCTGGCTGCCAGGTCCGACTAGATCAGCAGAGCCAGCAGGTGGTGCTGGAAAACCTTCGCTCGCAGATCAACACGCGATGGGCTCAGATCGTCGCTCATCTCAAGGCAACGAAGGACGACTCGCTGGAGCAGTTCCTCGATGGGTCTGGGCTCGAACTCAGCGACGTCCTTCGGCGCGGGAGCCATTCGTGGACCAAGCTGCGGAGAGACGCTGACATGCGGACGCTCCCCGGGTCAGACCTTGAGGGGCAACTCCTCAAGCGGGTCCGGGCGTTTGCACACGTCGACGATCCCGACCGAGCGGCGGCCTACAAGTCGCTTCTAGACGACTCCGCGCCTGCCTACACGCAGCTCTCACAGGCAGAGCAGCGCCTCGCGCGCATGCTCTTCTACTCGCTCTGGTCCGACGGTGGCGGGCACGCGACCATCGCTGACGGTCTTGCGGCGCTGAGACGCCAGCCGGCGACTCGCGCAGAGATCTCGAGCGTTGTCGACCTTAGCTACGAGGCCGCACGCCACGTTCCGTCTGATCTTCCGGGTCGGCTAGCAAACGTCCCGCTCAAGGTGCACGCGAGATATCAGCGCGAGGAGATCCTGGCTGCCCTCGACTTCCCGCGAAATCCGAACAGCTTCCGAGAAGGAGTCCTCTACCTGGAGCACCTCAACGTCGACGCCTTCTTCATCACGCTGAAGAAGTCGGAAGCTGACTACTCGCCCACGACGATGTACGCGGACTACCCCATTTCGCGGGATCTGTTCCACTGGGAGTCGCAGTCGACGACGTCCGTCATGTCGAAGACTGGGCAGCGATACCTCAACGGGACGAGCACCGTCTTCCTGTTCGTCCGTCATGAGCAGAAGGATGACTTCGGCACGTCGCCGTACCTCTTCCTTGGCCCCGCCACGTACGTCAGTCACACGGGCGACCGACCCATTGCCTTCACATGGCGCCTCGCCACCCCGATGCCGATGGACTTCTTCAACCATGCGTCGGCAATTGCTCAGTAG
- a CDS encoding (deoxy)nucleoside triphosphate pyrophosphohydrolase, with product MTRTIDVVGAAIIRDGRIFCVQRGPDQSLPGLWEFPGGKIEPGEAPADALAREIDEELDCGVRVGNLVIRTVHEYEFATIALSTFTCELTTGEPTLREHAASRWLAPAEMFDVVWAPADVPAVEKLITMTTQGIPDN from the coding sequence ATGACTCGGACGATTGACGTCGTTGGCGCAGCCATCATCCGCGACGGTCGGATTTTCTGCGTGCAGCGCGGCCCGGATCAGTCGCTTCCTGGATTGTGGGAATTTCCTGGGGGCAAGATCGAACCAGGTGAGGCGCCCGCCGACGCACTTGCGCGCGAGATCGACGAGGAGTTGGATTGCGGCGTACGAGTTGGGAACCTCGTCATTCGAACGGTTCATGAGTACGAGTTCGCGACTATTGCCCTCTCGACGTTCACGTGCGAGCTCACCACCGGTGAGCCAACACTGCGAGAGCACGCAGCATCCCGCTGGCTGGCGCCCGCCGAGATGTTCGATGTCGTGTGGGCGCCAGCTGACGTGCCTGCCGTCGAGAAGCTGATCACCATGACAACGCAAGGCATTCCTGACAATTGA